One Fibrobacter sp. UWB16 DNA window includes the following coding sequences:
- a CDS encoding valine--tRNA ligase translates to MEMETRYNPKIVEDRWHDQWNKNNDFAPSGKGEPFSVVIPPPNVTGALHLGHALNDTLQDILVRYRRKTGRDTLWIPGTDHAGIATQAVVEKRLFQDEHKTRHDIGRDALVERIWKWKDEYEARITKQLKSLGVSCDWSRQRFTLDPVCAKAVRHAFFNLFKKGLIYRGKRLVNWDTKLQTAVADDEIYYETVKGHFWTFKYPLADGSGFIPVSTTRPETIMGDTALAVHPNDERYKQFIGKMLKVPFVNREIPVIADAILVDMEFGTGSVKVTPAHDPNDYATGLRHKLPMINIMNDDGSLNENAGPFQGMKGQAARDAVVKGLEDLGLLIKVEDHEMQVGHSDRSKTVIEPYLSDQWFVKMDVLADNAMKAVTSGEIKIIPERYANKYLDWLKEKRDWCISRQLWWGHRIPIWHADETTTEEDLNKAFAGRNDIYYYKAQNGIWLICSEEENLKEDAVAGHKIVQEEDVLDTWFSSGLWPHSTMGWPEQTDTLKKYYPTSVLVTSRDIITLWVARMVLFSQENMGTVPFHTVYIHPKILDGNGMTMSKSKGNGVDPMDIEKKYGTDALRFVMASLCTDNQDVRLPVKKEKQEDGSVINTSEKFEIGRNFSNKLWNACRFLFPHLEQAGALSKDMLPMDSSIFALEDRWILSRLNSTIQDATKMLEEFHFAELAGFLYRFVWDDVCSSYLEIKKAVINSETLTAEKKNAMAILSHVLRGVIDLLHPVMPFITEELNATLFPGSERVINSAWPKADASLIDAKIEAAFNQAFAVVESVRGVRGRYNVSPATKLKAVVSVDTAETEASVKDCQAIITELGGLESFSVAVKAAKPKFSASSVVPGGELYIPLEGILDPAAEIARLEKEIEKAKAFAASIERKLSNEKFVNGAPEAVVNAERTKLATQMDIIAKSTKALEELR, encoded by the coding sequence ATGGAAATGGAAACTCGTTATAATCCGAAAATTGTAGAAGACCGTTGGCACGACCAATGGAACAAGAATAATGATTTTGCCCCGAGCGGAAAGGGCGAACCGTTCTCCGTCGTCATTCCGCCTCCGAACGTTACGGGTGCTCTGCACCTCGGCCACGCTCTGAACGACACGTTGCAGGACATTCTCGTCCGCTATCGCCGTAAGACTGGTCGCGACACGCTCTGGATTCCGGGCACGGACCACGCCGGCATTGCCACGCAGGCTGTCGTCGAAAAGAGACTTTTCCAGGACGAACACAAGACACGCCACGACATTGGCCGCGACGCCCTCGTGGAACGCATTTGGAAGTGGAAGGACGAATACGAAGCCCGCATCACGAAGCAGCTCAAGAGCCTCGGCGTCAGCTGCGACTGGAGCCGTCAGCGATTCACGCTCGACCCGGTTTGCGCAAAGGCCGTGCGCCACGCATTCTTCAACCTTTTCAAGAAGGGTCTTATCTACCGCGGCAAGCGTCTCGTGAACTGGGACACCAAGCTCCAGACGGCTGTGGCAGACGATGAAATTTATTACGAAACTGTGAAGGGTCACTTCTGGACGTTCAAGTATCCTCTCGCCGACGGTTCGGGATTCATCCCGGTTTCGACGACTCGTCCGGAAACGATCATGGGCGATACGGCTCTCGCTGTGCACCCGAACGACGAACGCTACAAGCAGTTCATCGGCAAGATGCTCAAGGTTCCGTTCGTGAACCGCGAAATTCCGGTGATTGCAGATGCCATCCTCGTCGATATGGAATTCGGTACGGGTTCCGTGAAGGTGACTCCGGCTCATGACCCGAACGACTACGCTACGGGCCTCCGCCACAAGCTCCCGATGATCAACATCATGAACGACGACGGCAGCCTCAACGAGAACGCCGGTCCGTTCCAGGGCATGAAGGGTCAGGCCGCACGCGACGCTGTGGTGAAGGGTCTCGAAGATCTCGGCCTCCTCATCAAGGTCGAAGACCACGAAATGCAGGTGGGCCATTCCGACCGCAGCAAGACTGTAATTGAACCGTACTTGAGCGACCAGTGGTTCGTGAAGATGGACGTCCTCGCCGACAACGCTATGAAGGCTGTCACGAGCGGCGAAATCAAGATCATTCCGGAACGCTATGCAAACAAGTACCTCGACTGGCTCAAGGAAAAGCGCGACTGGTGCATCAGCCGTCAGCTCTGGTGGGGCCACCGCATTCCTATTTGGCACGCCGACGAAACGACGACCGAAGAGGACTTGAACAAGGCATTCGCAGGCCGTAACGACATTTACTATTACAAGGCACAGAACGGCATCTGGCTCATCTGCTCCGAAGAAGAAAACTTGAAGGAAGATGCAGTTGCCGGTCACAAGATTGTGCAGGAAGAAGACGTGCTCGACACGTGGTTCTCCAGTGGTCTCTGGCCGCACTCCACGATGGGCTGGCCGGAACAGACGGACACGCTCAAGAAGTACTACCCGACTTCCGTGCTTGTGACGAGCCGCGACATCATTACGCTCTGGGTCGCCCGCATGGTGCTCTTCAGCCAGGAAAACATGGGCACGGTTCCGTTCCACACGGTGTACATCCACCCGAAGATTTTGGACGGCAATGGCATGACCATGAGCAAGTCCAAGGGCAATGGCGTGGACCCGATGGATATCGAAAAGAAGTACGGCACGGACGCACTCCGCTTCGTGATGGCAAGCCTCTGCACCGACAACCAGGACGTTCGTCTCCCGGTGAAGAAGGAAAAGCAGGAAGATGGTTCTGTCATCAACACGAGCGAAAAGTTCGAAATTGGTCGTAATTTCTCGAACAAGCTCTGGAACGCTTGCCGCTTCTTGTTCCCGCACTTGGAACAGGCTGGCGCACTTTCCAAGGACATGCTCCCGATGGATTCTTCGATCTTCGCACTCGAAGACCGCTGGATTCTCTCTCGCTTGAATTCCACCATCCAGGACGCAACGAAGATGCTCGAAGAGTTCCACTTTGCTGAACTCGCCGGCTTCCTCTACCGCTTTGTCTGGGACGATGTCTGCTCCAGCTACTTGGAAATCAAGAAGGCCGTGATCAACAGCGAAACGCTCACCGCCGAAAAGAAGAACGCTATGGCCATTCTCAGCCATGTGCTCCGCGGCGTGATTGACCTGTTGCATCCGGTGATGCCGTTCATCACGGAAGAACTGAACGCAACGCTCTTCCCGGGTTCTGAACGCGTGATCAACAGTGCATGGCCGAAGGCCGACGCAAGCCTCATCGACGCCAAGATCGAAGCCGCTTTCAACCAGGCATTCGCTGTCGTGGAAAGCGTGCGTGGCGTGCGCGGTCGCTACAACGTAAGCCCGGCTACCAAGCTCAAGGCTGTCGTGAGCGTCGATACCGCCGAAACCGAAGCAAGCGTGAAGGACTGCCAGGCCATCATCACCGAACTCGGTGGACTTGAATCGTTCTCTGTAGCCGTGAAGGCCGCAAAGCCGAAATTCAGCGCAAGCTCCGTGGTGCCGGGTGGCGAACTCTACATCCCGCTCGAAGGTATCCTTGACCCGGCTGCAGAAATCGCACGCCTCGAAAAGGAAATCGAAAAGGCAAAGGCATTCGCCGCCAGCATCGAACGCAAGTTGTCGAATGAAAAGTTCGTCAATGGAGCTCCGGAAGCTGTCGTGAACGCCGAACGCACCAAGCTCGCAACGCAGATGGATATCATCGCGAAGAGCACGAAGGCGCTCGAAGAACTCCGCTAA
- a CDS encoding MBL fold metallo-hydrolase, whose product MEIKAVRMFDHGFMNQAFAFSGEEGKDKFDEQIIYRSSLQNFLIDTGSEIILVDTGFVNDFASPEKKLGAPLYMGEKLKDYTQAFAELGYKPEQVTKILITHKHPDHSAAIQYFPNAKVFVSPEDADAMKLDAPNIVRCTYKDGPYHNFPKCEKIADGIYFIEAKGHTKGNSIVIAESEGLFYLMHGDVTYCDAALKANKLSIVFEDIATARETLDRVRKFIANNPTVYLSTHCPEGYENLEMKRVMKL is encoded by the coding sequence ATGGAAATTAAAGCCGTACGCATGTTTGACCATGGTTTCATGAACCAAGCGTTTGCCTTTAGCGGTGAAGAAGGCAAGGACAAATTCGATGAGCAGATTATCTACCGCAGTAGTCTGCAAAACTTTCTCATCGACACCGGGAGCGAAATCATCCTCGTCGATACGGGATTCGTCAACGACTTTGCATCACCCGAAAAGAAACTTGGCGCGCCGCTTTATATGGGCGAAAAGCTAAAGGACTACACCCAAGCTTTTGCGGAACTCGGTTACAAGCCCGAGCAGGTCACGAAAATTCTCATCACGCACAAGCATCCGGACCATTCCGCAGCCATCCAGTATTTCCCGAATGCAAAGGTTTTTGTCTCGCCCGAAGATGCCGACGCCATGAAGCTTGACGCCCCTAACATTGTGCGCTGCACCTACAAGGACGGACCTTACCACAACTTCCCGAAATGCGAAAAAATCGCCGACGGAATTTACTTTATCGAAGCTAAGGGCCACACCAAAGGAAACAGCATCGTCATTGCCGAAAGCGAAGGACTTTTCTACCTAATGCATGGCGACGTAACCTACTGCGATGCGGCCCTCAAAGCAAACAAGTTAAGCATCGTCTTTGAAGACATAGCCACCGCCCGCGAAACGCTCGACCGTGTCCGCAAATTTATCGCCAACAACCCAACCGTTTACCTCTCGACGCATTGCCCCGAAGGCTACGAAAATCTCGAGATGAAGCGCGTGATGAAACTATAG
- a CDS encoding nitroreductase — protein MNETIKSLLSRRSIRKFKSDAVSKELIAQVAEAGIYAASGMGKQAATVVAITNKGLRDRISEMNRKIGGWDEGFDPFYGAPVILLVLAKKEIPTYLYDGSLAMGNLMNAAYSLGLGSIWIHRAKEEVESDEGKEILKSLGLNADEWVGIAHCALGYADCEQPAAHPRKEGRIVWAE, from the coding sequence ATGAACGAAACAATCAAATCCTTACTTTCACGTAGAAGCATCCGCAAATTCAAATCTGACGCCGTGAGCAAGGAGCTCATCGCACAAGTCGCCGAAGCGGGTATCTACGCCGCAAGCGGCATGGGCAAGCAGGCCGCTACCGTGGTCGCCATCACGAACAAAGGACTACGCGACCGCATCTCCGAAATGAACCGCAAGATTGGCGGTTGGGACGAGGGTTTCGACCCGTTCTACGGAGCTCCTGTAATTCTTCTCGTCCTTGCGAAAAAGGAAATTCCGACCTACCTGTACGATGGTTCGCTCGCCATGGGGAATCTCATGAACGCCGCTTACAGCCTCGGTCTCGGCAGCATCTGGATTCACCGCGCCAAGGAAGAAGTCGAAAGCGACGAGGGCAAGGAAATTCTCAAGTCACTGGGCCTGAACGCTGACGAATGGGTTGGTATCGCTCACTGCGCTTTGGGTTATGCCGACTGCGAACAGCCCGCAGCACACCCCCGCAAGGAAGGCCGCATCGTCTGGGCGGAATAA
- a CDS encoding deacetylase, translating into MNLNKAFIITIDTEADNQWDYDAPIKTENIKFLPRFQELSEKYGFKPVWLTNYEMAEDPHFVEYMREKQDKGLCEIGMHLHAWNTPPESPLNRSVRERDYLIEYPVDVMEKKIATMTETLEKNFGRAPVSHRSGRWTTNEDYFRLLHKFGYKVDCSVTPHIDWSHKPGSTGKMGNDYSQCPQKPYYIFEDILEVPMTIRPMRTFTCEPSFAKPSVGREIKKFFLGRKQWLRPDCHLQKKPLFKLIDRVSHENQYLMFMLHSSEMMPGGSPSFKDEASIEKLYEVIEAVFARAHSLGYTGTTLREFAEAYSK; encoded by the coding sequence ATGAACTTGAACAAAGCCTTTATCATCACGATCGATACCGAAGCGGACAACCAGTGGGATTACGACGCCCCGATCAAAACGGAGAACATCAAGTTTCTCCCCCGCTTTCAAGAGCTCAGCGAAAAATACGGATTTAAGCCTGTTTGGCTCACCAACTACGAGATGGCCGAAGATCCGCATTTTGTAGAATACATGCGCGAAAAGCAAGACAAGGGACTTTGCGAAATCGGGATGCATCTGCACGCCTGGAACACGCCCCCTGAAAGCCCACTCAACCGCAGCGTGCGCGAACGCGATTACCTCATTGAATACCCGGTCGATGTCATGGAGAAAAAAATTGCCACCATGACCGAAACTCTCGAAAAGAATTTCGGACGCGCACCAGTATCGCACCGCAGTGGACGCTGGACGACGAACGAGGACTACTTTAGGCTTTTGCACAAATTCGGCTACAAAGTCGACTGTTCCGTCACGCCGCACATTGACTGGTCGCACAAACCAGGATCAACCGGCAAAATGGGGAACGACTATTCCCAATGCCCCCAAAAGCCCTATTACATTTTCGAGGACATCCTAGAAGTTCCCATGACCATCCGTCCGATGAGGACTTTCACTTGCGAACCCTCATTTGCAAAGCCTTCTGTCGGTCGCGAAATCAAGAAATTCTTCTTGGGACGCAAGCAGTGGCTGCGCCCAGACTGCCATTTACAAAAGAAGCCTCTGTTCAAGCTTATCGACAGGGTTTCGCACGAAAATCAGTACCTGATGTTCATGCTGCACTCATCGGAAATGATGCCCGGCGGAAGCCCAAGCTTCAAGGACGAAGCGTCCATCGAAAAGCTCTACGAAGTCATCGAAGCCGTTTTTGCACGCGCCCATTCACTCGGATACACCGGGACAACGCTCCGAGAATTCGCCGAGGCCTACTCGAAGTAG
- a CDS encoding sulfatase-like hydrolase/transferase, protein MRKKHHFFLFHAIIVLLFSGIVLFLCAKYFINQSIYLLVGLLVALFLLGALRSLPVAAASKSDRKFGSLLAGTSLYFIGLAILFLKRFSLERFPIDDPEMVIAGLTNINGAIDRGIYYDIFAALAYALGLTLVFFFLVLLYQKKTKHFYVVSRLPFRVHSNRFFLVFGLIILISSLSDTYHDLHIYDYSKAIKKLYADPIDSEFYRTEYIAPDTSKIVFPEKKRNLVIILLESMESSFADKEKGGLFDNNLIPNLTRLGEENINFSNTDKLGGGLDLSGTSWTIAAMTAKFAGLPFNLIGDENHSRRTTFLPKAVTLTDILAANGYKQLYVFGSDKKFAGRDLLLETHGNVEIHDIAWYKQNNYIPEDYFKFWGLEDLELYRLAKMELDSLGKGSQPFMFGMLTIDTHMPTGLQYDNCGKPDQYPMKQSINCADILLMDFIDWMKQQPWFEETTVAIMGDHLFMATEKTNFFGSNEYLALKEKKTDLTNISGNPRRWLDVFINAKPVNNDYSNRIKNRAFSSMDMFPTILASIGCTIKDDRLGFGTNLFSQEKTLCERFPEEFINTKLMERTKQYVDLER, encoded by the coding sequence ATGCGCAAAAAGCACCATTTCTTTCTATTCCACGCCATCATAGTTCTACTATTTTCTGGAATAGTTCTTTTCCTTTGTGCCAAGTACTTTATCAATCAGTCCATCTACCTGCTTGTCGGTTTACTTGTCGCGCTGTTCCTCCTTGGTGCTTTGAGGTCTCTCCCTGTCGCTGCAGCATCTAAAAGCGATCGAAAATTCGGTTCTCTTCTTGCAGGCACATCACTCTATTTCATCGGCCTTGCCATTCTATTCCTCAAAAGATTTTCCCTGGAGCGTTTCCCCATTGATGATCCTGAAATGGTTATTGCAGGCCTCACGAATATCAACGGAGCCATCGACAGAGGTATCTATTACGACATTTTTGCAGCCCTCGCCTATGCACTCGGGCTAACACTAGTATTTTTCTTTCTTGTTCTCCTGTATCAAAAAAAGACAAAACACTTTTACGTTGTCTCTAGACTTCCGTTCAGGGTTCATTCCAACCGCTTTTTCCTCGTTTTCGGATTGATAATCCTCATCAGTTCGCTTTCTGATACATACCACGACCTTCACATTTACGACTACAGCAAGGCCATCAAAAAGCTTTACGCCGATCCTATCGATTCTGAATTTTACCGTACCGAATACATTGCACCCGACACAAGCAAAATTGTATTTCCGGAGAAAAAGCGGAATTTAGTCATCATCTTACTTGAATCCATGGAAAGCTCTTTTGCCGACAAAGAAAAAGGCGGACTTTTCGACAACAACCTGATCCCCAACCTGACCCGACTTGGTGAAGAGAACATCAACTTTTCGAACACAGACAAGTTGGGCGGAGGATTAGACCTTTCGGGTACTAGCTGGACCATCGCCGCGATGACGGCTAAGTTTGCCGGTTTACCATTCAACTTGATTGGCGACGAAAACCATTCCCGCCGCACCACATTCTTGCCGAAAGCAGTCACATTGACCGACATCCTTGCAGCAAACGGATACAAGCAACTTTACGTTTTTGGTAGCGATAAAAAATTTGCCGGTCGCGACTTGCTCCTCGAAACGCACGGGAATGTAGAGATCCATGATATTGCATGGTACAAGCAAAACAACTATATTCCAGAAGATTACTTCAAGTTCTGGGGCTTAGAAGACCTTGAGCTCTACCGCCTTGCCAAGATGGAACTTGACAGTTTGGGCAAAGGTTCCCAGCCGTTCATGTTCGGCATGCTGACCATCGACACGCACATGCCAACCGGGCTTCAATACGACAACTGCGGAAAGCCGGACCAATATCCGATGAAGCAATCCATCAACTGCGCCGACATCCTTTTGATGGACTTTATCGACTGGATGAAACAGCAACCTTGGTTCGAAGAAACGACAGTAGCAATCATGGGCGACCACCTCTTTATGGCAACCGAAAAGACAAACTTTTTCGGCAGCAACGAATACCTCGCCCTCAAAGAAAAAAAGACCGACCTCACCAACATTTCCGGGAATCCGCGCCGTTGGCTTGATGTCTTTATAAACGCAAAGCCGGTCAACAACGATTATTCGAACCGAATCAAGAACAGGGCTTTTTCGTCCATGGACATGTTCCCGACAATTCTTGCATCCATCGGCTGCACCATCAAAGATGACCGCCTTGGCTTCGGAACAAACCTTTTCAGTCAGGAAAAAACACTCTGCGAACGCTTTCCAGAAGAATTTATCAATACAAAACTGATGGAACGCACCAAACAATATGTAGATTTAGAAAGATAG
- a CDS encoding glycosyltransferase, producing MNLLFNLVAVQPIHSAKFHGGGSYGEVIFWALVKRGAKFSCVYDSRKYLSPDILEACEKCSIPLFDIAEKMPQQIIDENAIDAFYTPLYSLEGKWQIQVKRFVFTWHGVRALEMQYSWQGVGFAKKLAQKLEALVRYRDCWKKYFYAPKYRDLAVRIADGRAECITVSEHSRASIKSFFPELLDKEIPVFYSPMLDYEPEGFLPPGVKTKKYFLLTSGARWEKNNLRAVKAFDELVTMMRSTNHLFDMKLVITGATNVKVYRKHIRNKDAFVFLGYVESKELEFLHKNAYAFIFPSLNEGFGYPPVQSMRYGVPVAASGTTSVPEVCENAALYFDPYSVSEIKNRMIQLLDSNIYAMYASRALKRYAEVHKRQQEDLEKAVSFVLGE from the coding sequence ATGAATTTGCTTTTTAATCTCGTGGCTGTGCAGCCGATTCACAGTGCAAAGTTTCATGGTGGCGGCAGCTATGGCGAAGTGATTTTCTGGGCGCTTGTGAAGCGTGGCGCAAAGTTCAGTTGCGTTTACGATAGCCGCAAATACTTGTCGCCGGATATTCTCGAAGCATGCGAAAAGTGCAGCATTCCGCTCTTTGACATTGCCGAAAAGATGCCGCAGCAGATTATCGACGAAAATGCGATTGATGCGTTCTACACGCCGCTTTATTCGCTCGAAGGCAAATGGCAAATTCAGGTGAAGCGTTTTGTGTTCACGTGGCATGGCGTGCGCGCTCTTGAAATGCAGTACAGCTGGCAAGGCGTTGGCTTTGCGAAAAAGCTTGCTCAAAAGCTCGAAGCGCTTGTGCGTTACCGCGACTGTTGGAAAAAGTATTTCTATGCGCCCAAGTACCGCGATTTGGCGGTCCGCATTGCCGACGGCCGTGCCGAATGCATTACTGTAAGCGAACATAGCCGTGCTTCTATCAAGTCCTTCTTCCCGGAGCTTTTGGACAAGGAAATCCCGGTTTTCTATAGCCCGATGCTGGATTACGAACCGGAAGGATTCTTGCCGCCGGGCGTGAAAACGAAGAAGTATTTCTTGCTCACGAGCGGTGCCCGCTGGGAAAAGAACAATTTGCGTGCGGTCAAGGCGTTCGATGAACTCGTGACGATGATGCGTTCGACGAATCACTTGTTTGACATGAAACTCGTGATTACGGGGGCAACGAACGTGAAAGTTTACCGCAAGCATATCCGCAACAAGGATGCGTTTGTGTTTCTCGGTTACGTGGAATCTAAGGAACTCGAATTCTTGCACAAGAACGCGTATGCGTTTATTTTCCCGAGCTTGAACGAAGGCTTTGGCTACCCGCCGGTGCAGTCGATGCGTTATGGCGTGCCTGTGGCTGCAAGCGGTACGACGTCTGTGCCCGAAGTCTGCGAAAATGCTGCACTTTATTTTGACCCTTATTCCGTGAGTGAAATCAAGAACCGCATGATTCAATTGCTTGATTCGAACATTTATGCGATGTACGCTTCTCGTGCTTTGAAACGTTATGCTGAAGTGCATAAACGCCAGCAAGAGGACCTCGAAAAAGCAGTTTCGTTTGTCCTTGGTGAATGA
- a CDS encoding amidophosphoribosyltransferase, producing the protein MGGFCGVISKEDCVCDLFYGTDYHSHLGTHRGGMAVLKSDGVFHRSIHNIQNTPFRSKFEHDLTHFSGKVGLGVISDTDPQPLVMTSKLGTFAIVTVGLITNIEDIKNELFRNNCMQLQFSTTSGMVGPTEVVSALIATQDSIIDGLKYVQDKVKGSCSVLIMDSAGRFYACRDKWGRTAVILGKKDGAMIALQESCALPNLGYEYVRDLGPGEVVELTPDGETVLVPPRKKMAICSFLWVYYGYPASSYEGRNVEMTRYRCGSALAKRTPTEADAACGIPDSGTSHALGYAHEAGIKFARPFVKYTPTWARSFMPQDQRQREHVASMKLIPIPGLIKDRRLVFCDDSIVRGTQLGKQAQKLYSMGCKETHMRIACPPLVYPCKFINFSRSKNEYDLITRRYIRDQEGENADLDKYTDPNGQPYKDMVEYIRKKLNLTSLAFQRIDDLIQAIGLPEEDLCTYCWTGKDYAETGDCYHCPCHCHDKEKEEDK; encoded by the coding sequence ATGGGCGGCTTTTGTGGTGTTATTTCCAAAGAAGATTGCGTTTGCGATCTCTTTTACGGAACCGACTACCATTCTCACCTTGGTACTCACCGCGGCGGTATGGCTGTTTTGAAATCGGATGGCGTTTTCCATCGCTCGATTCACAACATCCAGAACACTCCGTTCCGCAGTAAGTTTGAACACGATTTAACACATTTTTCCGGCAAGGTTGGCTTAGGCGTCATCTCTGACACGGACCCGCAGCCGCTCGTCATGACCTCCAAGCTGGGAACGTTCGCAATTGTGACTGTCGGTCTCATCACGAACATTGAAGATATTAAGAACGAACTTTTCCGCAACAACTGCATGCAGCTCCAGTTCTCGACAACGAGTGGCATGGTCGGTCCGACCGAAGTTGTTTCAGCGCTTATCGCTACGCAGGATTCAATTATTGACGGTCTCAAGTATGTTCAGGACAAGGTGAAGGGAAGTTGCTCCGTGCTGATTATGGATAGCGCGGGGCGTTTTTATGCGTGCCGTGACAAGTGGGGCCGTACGGCTGTAATCCTCGGTAAGAAGGATGGCGCCATGATCGCCTTGCAAGAAAGCTGCGCTCTTCCGAACCTCGGTTACGAATACGTCCGTGATCTTGGTCCGGGTGAAGTGGTCGAGCTCACGCCGGATGGCGAAACGGTGCTCGTTCCGCCGCGCAAGAAGATGGCAATTTGTTCGTTCCTTTGGGTGTATTACGGTTACCCGGCATCGAGTTACGAAGGACGTAACGTGGAAATGACCCGTTACCGTTGCGGTTCCGCTCTTGCGAAGCGCACCCCGACCGAAGCCGATGCCGCTTGCGGTATTCCGGACTCCGGTACGTCTCACGCCTTGGGCTATGCTCACGAAGCTGGCATCAAGTTTGCCCGTCCGTTCGTGAAGTACACGCCGACTTGGGCTCGTTCCTTTATGCCGCAGGACCAGCGCCAGCGCGAACATGTCGCCTCGATGAAGCTCATCCCGATTCCGGGGCTCATCAAGGACCGTCGCCTCGTTTTCTGCGATGACTCTATCGTTCGCGGAACGCAGCTCGGTAAGCAAGCCCAGAAACTTTATTCGATGGGTTGCAAGGAAACGCACATGCGTATCGCTTGCCCGCCGCTCGTTTATCCGTGCAAGTTCATCAACTTCTCTCGCTCCAAGAATGAATACGACCTCATCACGCGCCGTTACATTCGCGACCAGGAAGGCGAAAATGCTGATTTGGACAAGTACACCGATCCGAATGGCCAGCCGTACAAGGACATGGTCGAATACATCCGCAAAAAGCTGAACCTCACGTCGCTTGCGTTCCAGCGCATTGACGACTTGATCCAGGCTATCGGCCTCCCGGAAGAAGACCTTTGCACTTACTGCTGGACTGGCAAGGACTACGCCGAAACGGGTGACTGCTATCATTGCCCGTGCCATTGCCACGATAAGGAAAAGGAAGAAGATAAGTAG
- a CDS encoding glycosyltransferase: MKKTKVLHYIDSLDPGGAETIVMNYALLIDRQQIDMTIVCHDRKGTPYEAILSSAGVRVIYMSDYLHLKKLCKHYIVRRYFHKSGLDKYILRHIFHKEKPDIIHTHLRCNEIIKFAVDGTDCKILHTVHSQPSAYWNNKTAIAQNDFKACTYLVEKKHMQLIALHDGMRQELNELFHVNDTLVFNNGVNFDKFKISETKESIRDSLGIPNSKFVVGHVGRFVPVKNHDLIIESFKKLSELRDNAHLLLVGQGPLRPAIEKKIEEYGLKENVTILDPRNDIPRILKAMDVFLLPSLWEGLGIVLVESQTMGIYSIASNNVPADTVFSNLVLRMPPDADAAAWAKAIHSAPQLTPEYHGIENWNMKKIVKDLEALYQNSALERIAK, encoded by the coding sequence ATGAAAAAGACAAAAGTACTTCATTACATCGACAGTCTTGATCCGGGCGGAGCAGAAACAATCGTCATGAACTACGCCCTCTTGATTGACAGGCAACAAATCGACATGACGATTGTCTGCCACGATCGAAAAGGAACTCCGTACGAAGCCATACTCTCTTCTGCAGGTGTTCGCGTCATTTACATGAGCGATTACCTGCACCTAAAAAAACTCTGCAAGCATTACATTGTCCGCCGGTATTTCCATAAGAGCGGTTTAGACAAGTACATTCTCCGTCACATATTCCACAAAGAAAAGCCAGATATCATCCACACGCACTTGCGCTGCAACGAGATTATCAAATTTGCAGTGGACGGGACAGACTGCAAAATACTGCACACCGTACATTCGCAGCCATCGGCCTATTGGAACAACAAGACCGCAATCGCGCAAAACGATTTTAAGGCCTGCACATACTTGGTCGAAAAAAAGCATATGCAATTAATCGCCTTGCACGACGGGATGCGTCAAGAACTGAACGAGCTATTCCACGTCAACGACACGCTCGTTTTCAACAATGGCGTTAATTTCGACAAGTTCAAAATTAGCGAAACCAAGGAAAGCATCCGCGACAGTCTCGGTATTCCAAATTCAAAATTCGTTGTCGGGCATGTCGGGCGTTTTGTCCCCGTCAAGAACCACGACCTGATTATCGAAAGTTTCAAGAAGTTAAGCGAGCTCAGAGACAACGCGCACTTGCTCCTAGTCGGACAAGGGCCGCTTCGCCCCGCCATCGAAAAGAAAATCGAAGAATACGGTCTTAAGGAAAACGTCACCATTCTCGATCCGCGAAACGACATTCCGAGAATTTTAAAAGCGATGGACGTGTTCTTGCTCCCCTCCCTGTGGGAAGGCCTTGGCATCGTCCTCGTAGAATCCCAAACCATGGGCATTTACTCCATTGCCTCAAACAATGTCCCTGCAGATACCGTATTCTCGAATCTCGTTTTGCGAATGCCTCCCGACGCAGATGCAGCTGCATGGGCAAAAGCCATTCATTCCGCACCGCAATTGACGCCCGAGTATCACGGCATCGAGAACTGGAACATGAAGAAAATCGTTAAGGATCTTGAAGCGCTGTACCAAAATTCGGCTCTCGAAAGGATTGCAAAATGA